A region of Candidatus Obscuribacterales bacterium DNA encodes the following proteins:
- a CDS encoding Uma2 family endonuclease — translation MIAQLTKRTYSPEEYLALEAQAEYRSEYRDGEIIPMAGGTTNHNEIVTNLCVMLKPPLRARGYRLFTENVRVWIERYRVYTYPDVMAIAGEPVYYGAGTSTVTNPSLIVEVASKSTKNYDQGDKFDYYRSLPSFQEYILVEQYRWRVLQHLRQDNGQWLLSDYEESGDVVLLASLDLPLPLSEIYAGVDFGRSEADIEERIEGQS, via the coding sequence ATGATCGCTCAATTGACGAAGCGCACCTATAGCCCGGAGGAGTATCTCGCTCTCGAAGCTCAGGCGGAGTATCGCAGTGAATATCGTGACGGGGAGATTATACCGATGGCGGGGGGAACGACAAACCACAATGAGATTGTGACGAATCTGTGTGTAATGCTGAAGCCGCCGCTCCGGGCGAGGGGGTATCGGCTGTTTACGGAGAATGTGCGGGTATGGATTGAGCGTTATCGGGTTTACACTTACCCGGATGTGATGGCGATCGCGGGGGAGCCGGTGTATTACGGGGCGGGAACGAGCACGGTGACGAATCCGAGTTTGATTGTGGAGGTAGCGTCGAAATCGACGAAGAACTACGACCAGGGCGACAAGTTCGACTATTACCGTTCGTTGCCCAGTTTTCAGGAATACATTTTGGTGGAACAGTACCGCTGGCGGGTGTTGCAGCATTTGCGGCAGGACAATGGTCAGTGGCTGTTGAGTGACTATGAGGAGTCGGGGGATGTGGTGCTGTTGGCTTCGCTGGATCTGCCGCTGCCGCTGAGCGAGATCTATGCTGGGGTGGATTTTGGCCGATCAGAGGCGGATATCGAGGAG